TTTCATTGCCGTAATCAAAGTGGTACAGAGCCCAGAACTCGAATTTCAGTCCAGACAGACAgcacaaaataaacaagtatatgaatgatttatttattcatctgaGTGTTAACTTTTTGTGACACTCCAATCTGTGCTACCACTACATTTTTAACaacgtctaaaaaaaaaaaaaaacatcccttaTGAAACAAAGTGACCCAGTATTAGAGATGGTATTTAGTCAGGGGGAAACTGTTGAAATAAATAACTAAACATGCGGGTACATTGACAGCATGAATGAAGGAAACTTCTGGAGCACCTCTCAATTCAGCTTCTTTAACATGGTTGAAACAGACTGACGTCCCAACACAGCAGGTGTCTGCCTCAGAACCAACATGGGGGTACATTGATTTAATGGAATGACTTTGATTTGATGTGGTTCCAGTACCTTCATCTGTTAATTCTTAAGTCAGAAATAAAGTAAATAGGAGGCCATGATTTGATTTGTGTTGCCTACCTACATGAATTAATGTAATATTAGATAACCATTTCagggaaaaggaggaaaaaaaggttttgaccCCATATAGTAGCTGCCTCCTATGTACTGGACAGGAGGCGACATGAACTAATACTGTAATCCAAATTGTCaggtgcatttctttttttgatagTAAATTATGATTATCTGAAGCCCTTAATCATTCTGGGGAGCttttattatattttcattttagtcCTAGCTCTCTATTGTCTCCTAATTATGGTAGTATTTCTGAAGACCAGAGTTGTTGTTGCATGTGTCTGAGTGTcctgtctatatatatatatatatatctgtttgTGCTTTGCAGTATTGTGTCACAGTGTTCATAACAACAGTGATGTGTTTAGTTACCCAAGCCAAAATAAACCCATTGTGTATTTGTCACTCATTAATTCTGCTTAAGCAATTAACTTCTCACattgactttgatttttttctttactacAACTCCTACTGACTGTTAACAAATCCAAAAATCAACTAACTGACAAACTCCTTCAAAAAGATATACAACCTAGTTCACAACAATTTATTTGAGCTATCCAGAGAGAACCCTGGCGTGTGTATGTTTAAAGTTACAGTCTGTTGAGAGGTAAGAGCCTTATATTTGCCTTTCTATCTTGTTGACTTGCTCTCATTTATTccgaaaggaaaacaaaaatcaaagaaGACAGCTTCTCAATAACGTGTTCCCAAGACAGAAAATCTATCTGAGTAAATTGTATGCTAGAAAAAACATATATTAGTCAACAAGCAATTTTTATTGGTTGAAAGATTTTGGATActtaaaacttgttttaaaataatctcTTTCAAGGTCTGACTTCTTTGTCACAtggatctgtttattttttctactGAACGTCAGTGAAACCCTGTGGCATCTTTTGTGTCCACTCAGTAACCTACTTTGCATTTCATTTATCCCAATAGAAACgaattattttattgatcccaaactgggaaattgtggcgttacagcaagcaggttatccaaacacacaatatgagtaaaaaacacaatgttagcaaatctaaacacaatataatattaactacaaagtaaataagtactaaaaaatatcaaaactaagaatgtgaatatatacaaccaggatttaactaagcattactagtcttaaataggaagattaaatgtaaatgtaaaaaaacagagtcataaatggacagtattcacataagttaaagtgcatgagtgtagacatattataagcagaaactatacaatataacggcgaaaTGAAGATAAGGCTTTAGAAAACTTgacagtcatttaaaaataaatcttaaaaaaattataatctTAAACATTTAGCCTATGTTTATGctataataatgaaaatatctACATAGATTTCGtcctttatatttttcaaaagcagTCATGAAAAAGTTTAACATAACACGGTTGATTAAAGCCACACGCACAAATTGCATATTTTGCTCAGAgatgttttactgtttatttacGTATCAACCTTTAACTCACCCGGATGTAAAAATCGCTTCCTGGATGCACTCGTTTTTAATCTCCATCGTAAAGctgccttcctttttttttttttttgtgtttgcccATTGAAGATGAATCTGTTCCTTTGCTTCATGCCGGGTCCTAAAACGAGCGCTCCCccctgacgtcactcgttctcATAACATGTGTAAAGGACATGTGAAGGTGCACCCTTGCGCTACACTTAACATTGTGTAGTTTGCCCACGACTGTTTTTCGAGCCACGAAACTGATGTATATCTGTGTTAGTCAGAATGTTTTATAGAAGTAAAAACCTAAGCTATTTCTTGAACCTCGTCCCGGGTAAAAGTCGTCTCGGGACCTACAGGTTCCTCCCCGTCTTCTTCTGTATCGGAGGCGTCATGGAGTGGATCATGATCAACGTGAGGATAGGGAAGGAGACTTTTTGTAAGTTAACCATGACAAATTTGCCACCGAAgcctttatataaatatatttaaaaaaaatgttataagCTGACGACAGTAACACAATGGGAACTAACAGGATATCttatcatattttaaatgtattgataAACTGTTGTAAGTACCTCCTGTCTGGTAAGCTGTTTTATAAAAGgtaattttatattttagcagAGAGATATTCAAATTTCCATGTTGTCGCAGTGTGCAggtgttacggtttaaagagtgaccatgttaacttTTGACTCAGCTGAATACGTCTGTGTTGGTCGTAGTTATCGGTTATATATGTTTATTCATTTGATAGGGACGATACAATGTAACAGGTGTTCTGATGTAAACTGATGTGTTTCATAGAATTACTGTAGTGGGCCTATATCTTCAAATTATAATTCAGacttcacaacaacaaaaatatagcCAACTGAGCATCATGATAATATGACAACGTAAAGCATAGCTCAGCTGGTGGAAGAATGAATTTGATTTTTAAGGCAATGAAAAATAACCCTGAATCCAAACTTGTACTGAAAAATACTTCATAAACCCAAACAGTGTAAAATAAGTATTGTTTAATCATCACATATGTATGATAGGGCTGCTGTTTTAATGATCAGTAAATATTTACAAGTTTTCTAAGTCTTCTTTGGTTGATACCACAAACCCCATAACACAATCTGTTTTCTATATGTTTGAAGAGAGGGAAAAGTAGAAGCccctcacatttgaaaaggtgaAAACAAACTAATATTGTCCACCTTTTTAATACATTAAAACTCCGAACAAATCTCTTTTTAGCAGAGCTGTTTTCTGTTGATCTTCTCTTGTGATTGACCACATATTGTAGCTTTTGAGTTATACAGAGTTTAGTTAAAACAGGGCTTCAACACAGGCTTCAGTGGCTGTAAAATTGTCTGTCAGATGCATTTAGAAAATAATTCTCCATGAGATTTAGTGAGGTAGAATAACAAGTCAGAAAAGCTCAAGTGAAAAATCAGGACCTAAAATTGACTTTAGGACAGTATTTGTAGTTGCACGTCACATGCTTGATGTTGCATAGAAAGGTGTTGAACTGCACCTGAAAAGATTATCCATGCTTCTGGATCAAATAAGCAATATGAACcacatgtgttttctttctctctgatcttaaGTCTGGGGCATTTCAGGAGAGCTTAGTggagtcaaacaaaaaaaatgtgttaaagagaagaaaaaaaaacctggccTTCATATTTCTTCTTGCTAATCTGAGGCCATTTAGGGATAAGGAAAAAGTTGTCCTCTGCAGAAAACATACTCCCTTTCCTAGTTTCATTCCCAAGACACAAACTCTCTTTACTTAAACGAGATTTGCAAAAACTGTTTTTAGGGTAACTCACAAGTTTAGTTTATACAAGAACATTTGGCATGTCACAGTAAGAACAAACACTAAGttgaagtcattttttaaagccttaTTTCATTTATCTGGTGCAGATCTTTTCCACAGCATTTATGTAAATTATTCAAAGCAGGaaaagcacaggtgaaaaaaaatgtttagagAGCGTTGGCTTTGGTCTTTTATGTGTCTCTTAATCCAAACTAGTGTTCCAGAATCTTGGAACTGGCTCACCTAAATGGAACACACTAACTATTAGGTACACCTGCCAAATCGTCTACTTTGGAAAAAGCTCTATTTGTTCATACTGGACAGCTGTCAGGGCTACTAGAAGAGAGTCACCGTTAATGTTATTAGGAATACCTGTGCAGTCCACCATATGTCTCTGTCTTTACCTCCTGCACTTTTAACTACACCTGCTGTCTTTAACATGTCTCATTTCATTGTCTTTATTCTGCTATCGTCCTTCCAGATGATGTCTACCGAAGAAAACAGTCAGAGCGGGAGTACCAGCAGAAGCTTGTGGATGGTTTGGTTGTGCTTAATGAGCCTGCAGCAAAGTGAACACTGGTCAAGCTTCATGTGGACGTCACATGTCTAATGAAAGGACACATTTTGACCCTTATTTCATTGTTGTCAACCAACTGGAGCGGACCTCATAGAGATGACAAAACATGTTATCAAAGAGTGAAAAGTCTGATGGAGATATCCCTTTTAAAACATGCACGCTTTATTATTAATACAACCTTCTGTTTAAAGAGCTACAGCAAGGGTGATACCACTGCTTTGCaatcaaatgaaataataaCAATGTGATATGATTACAAGTCTATGTTGATTTGTTATGATTCATACATTGCGTAGCACCTGCCGTAACAAAACAGCAACATGGACAACGTTTgggaaaaacaaatacaaaaaaacagatgttatttttttctgtaactaTGAGAtttctttaagaaaaacatggaaatTTACTGTATGAAAGATGTTGGTATATTAAATGATGCTTAATAGTATTTAACACATGGGATTTTGACTCTTTGTATCGCTGCATCCCTAATTTGACCCCCACCCCCCAGCCCGACCATGGCATGCTCTTCATTTCAGTTGTACCAGCCGATAGGGAGAGACTGCAGACAGATAAAGCTCTCAGGATGATTCGAAAGCTTAATGGGGTTCCCGTCTAGTTTGGCCTCGTACATGTTGGTCCTGATGTAGTGGCTGGAGTTCCCTTGGCAGAACGTCTCATCAGTTATTGTTGCGATCTTGTTGTTCTGCAGAGCAAAGGCAAGAGAACAATCCAAGGAAACAAAAATGGACCATGACTTAATCTACAGCTGTCTatccagatttttaaaaaatggaatgATGTGAACTTACATGCAGATGAACGACATGAAGAGACTCTGGAAGTTGGGGCACTGCTGTCAGTTCGTTGTTTCCGAGGTAAAGGTACGCCAGTTTTGTAAGTTTCTGCAAAATGAATGACAGTCATTACTGAGCAGTCTACTTGCTTTTTCAAATTTATGAACACATGCATGCCATGTGCTGTTATTTAGTGTAATATTTGGCTATAATTACAGTGGGTTTGCCTGTTGACTTACTTTAAAAGCAGTCGCCTTTACCCCCTGGGTTCTAAGCTGGTTCAAATTGGCACTGAATGATACCAGCTTGGTGGGCAGCATGGGGAGCTTGGTCAGTCTATTTTCCGCAAGAGAGAGCTCCTCAAGATTTGAGAGTTTTGAAAAAGCGCCGTCTTCTATTTCAGAGATGAGATTACCAGTGAGGTCGATTCTCCTTAatgtgactggaaaaaaaagaagaagagttttAAAGAAGACCTTTGTGGAACTATTTGTCCTTTATTGTAGTCACTTTCATTTACCCATGTCTGCAAAGTCCCTGTTGCTgatttttgtgattttgttgAAGCGTGCATACAGATATGCTG
This region of Labrus bergylta chromosome 12, fLabBer1.1, whole genome shotgun sequence genomic DNA includes:
- the LOC109980958 gene encoding small integral membrane protein 4, coding for MFYRSKNLSYFLNLVPGKSRLGTYRFLPVFFCIGGVMEWIMINVRIGKETFYDVYRRKQSEREYQQKLVDGLVVLNEPAAK
- the ognb gene encoding osteoglycin, paralog b, which translates into the protein MRLRTLIFTYVMLPWIVLSSAAEEEYLEARRTKSIVNIPDNYQSDQDVSPKAIELPTCLLCVCLSGSVYCEEVSPEMSSVPALPKETAYLYARFNKITKISNRDFADMVTLRRIDLTGNLISEIEDGAFSKLSNLEELSLAENRLTKLPMLPTKLVSFSANLNQLRTQGVKATAFKKLTKLAYLYLGNNELTAVPQLPESLHVVHLHNNKIATITDETFCQGNSSHYIRTNMYEAKLDGNPIKLSNHPESFICLQSLPIGWYN